A region from the Benincasa hispida cultivar B227 chromosome 12, ASM972705v1, whole genome shotgun sequence genome encodes:
- the LOC120067750 gene encoding zinc finger protein 4-like gives MEALNLNLEAAKDSEPSSSQEENPDHSNTATTTSSCPPSSSKVVVANTIPISLDLTLQFNSNDIDSKGDGEIHGETSNKSSPSTMPRVFSCNYCRRKFFSSQALGGHQNAHKRERTMAKRVTRMGMFFDRYGSLASLPLHGSALRSLGIEAHGALHQTVLASDQRPYPGRSVGAKFEQSSFGFPTFIEDYDDDVGMFWPGSFRQVAAKVDNNLGPLKTTVQNSNPEFGKTMPPPRTEAASSSPDLTLRL, from the coding sequence ATGGAAGCTTTAAACTTAAACCTTGAAGCTGCAAAAGATTCAGAGCCCAGCAGCAGTCAAGAAGAAAATCCCGATCACTCCAACACTGCCACTACCACATCTTCCTGTCCACCAAGCTCGAGTAAAGTAGTCGTTGCCAACACAATCCCCATTTCACTTGACTTGACACTTCAGTTTAACTCCAATGATATTGATTCAAAGGGCGATGGCGAGATTCATGGGGAAACAAGTAACAAATCATCACCTTCAACAATGCCAAGAGTTTTTTCTTGCAATTACTGTCGACGCAAGTTCTTTAGCTCACAGGCACTTGGTGGGCATCAAAATGCACACAAAAGAGAAAGGACAATGGCTAAACGTGTAACTCGGATGGGAATGTTCTTCGACAGATACGGTAGCTTGGCTTCTCTGCCACTTCATGGCTCAGCTCTTAGATCCCTTGGCATTGAAGCTCATGGTGCTCTACACCAAACAGTTCTAGCTTCAGATCAGAGGCCTTATCCTGGTAGGAGTGTCGGAGCAAAGTTTGAGCAGAGCTCTTTTGGATTCCCAACATTCATCGAGGACTACGATGACGATGTGGGGATGTTTTGGCCAGGAAGTTTCAGGCAGGTGGCTGCTAAAGTTGATAACAACTTAGGTCCTTTGAAAACCacagttcaaaattcaaatccaGAGTTTGGGAAAACAATGCCTCCACCAAGAACAGAAGCAGCATCATCATCACCTGATCTCACTTTGAGGCTTTAG